One window from the genome of Denticeps clupeoides unplaced genomic scaffold, fDenClu1.1, whole genome shotgun sequence encodes:
- the LOC114783556 gene encoding arf-GAP with GTPase, ANK repeat and PH domain-containing protein 2-like isoform X3, whose product MNSTTKVAHSSAIRAEVRRHESVQNNVNRLLKLLERVGDPQLRTGLKLYLHSIQVACANGQEWTLNRTIPELRLGVLGSLRSGKSALVYRYVTGSYLPLESPEGGRYKKEVLVDGQSHLFLIRDESGQPDAQFCNWVDAVVFVFSLENEGSFQDVYKNYKELSSHRGGAEIPLIVVGTQDKISNTNPRVIEDKRARQLCVDVRRCAYYETCATYGLNVDRVFTEAAQKIATAKKQASLAASCKSLPNSPCHSGDSSTASGPYQASNGGQSNDFSSSLPSTPVVGHKELRGEGGSQRNLPRRRTSLFANRRGSDSEKRTVDNKGDAAGVRSAPIKQGFLWKRSGSSLNKDRKKKYVTLASNGILSYYPSLIDYTQNVHGKEINLLRVTVKVPGKRPPRAVTPGGPTLGLNGSVKDGTASDGTMSAASPNSASLSVIEGAGTGFSPMGGLKRCPSTVSNKSQTLDFSPEGATSSPLGKENVPSSPLTNRKKPGRKKSFNPKGDAAMGQAEAKRKMWKLKSFGSLKNIYKADEDNADFIIVSSSGQTWYFEAQSQEERDAWVLGIESQILASLQGCESNRNKARRTSQSEAVALQAIRNAKGNHLCVDCGEPNPTWASLNLGALICIECSGIHRNLGTHLSRVRSLDLDDLSPELTQVLTAIGNHVANSVWESRTEGRQKPTHDASREEREAWIRAKYEQRLFVAPIPPQDEGGLIDMSAWLLSAVTERNLARLMLLLAHSTKEKVNRPPAGAPPRTALHAACQLGDVVMTQLLVWYGSDVTAKDPQGRSALALARAAGSKECADILLQHGCPNELSPTRPTPSLSRKSSTASLGPSCSRRRDNF is encoded by the exons TGGCTTGTGCAAATGGTCAAGAATGGACTCTAAACCGCACTATTCCGGAGCTGCGCTTG GGGGTGCTGGGAAGTCTTCGCAGTGGCAAGTCCGCACTGGTGTACAGATATGTGACAGGCAGCTACCTTCCACTGGAGTCCCCTGAGG GGGGAAGGTATAAGAAGGAGGTGCTGGTGGATGGACAGAGTCACCTCTTTCTGATCAGAGATGAGTCTGGCCAGCCAGACGCTCAG TTCTGTAACTGGGTGGATGCCGTCGTTTTTGTGTTCAGCCTGGAGAATGAGGGCAGTTTCCAAGATGTTTACAAGAACTACAAGGAGCTCAGCAGCCATCGTGGCGGTGCTGAGATTCCTCTGATTGTGGTGGGCACTCAAG ATAAGATCAGCAACACAAATCCACGCGTGATCGAAGATAAACGGGCGCGGCAGCTGTGTGTGGACGTGCGGCGCTGTGCTTATTACGAGACCTGCGCCACCTATGGCCTGAACGTGGACCGGGTTTTTACAGAAG CTGCCCAGAAAATAGCGACGGCTAAAAAGCAAGCGTCCCTCGCGGCCTCCTGTAAATCCCTACCGAACTCGCCCTGTCATTCTGGGGACTCGTCCACAGCGTCTGGACCCTACCAG GCCAGTAATGGAGGTCAGAGCAACGACTTCTCCTCGTCTTTGCCTTCCACGCCCGTGGTTGGCCACAAGGAGCTGCGGGGAGAGGGCGGCTCCCAAAGGAACCTCCCCCGCCGACGGACGTCCCTTTTTGCA AATCGCAGAGGCAGCGACTCAGAGAAACGGACAGTCGATAATAAAGGTGACGCCGCGGGGGTCCGCTCAGCTCCCATCAAACAG GGCTTTTTGTGGAAACGGAGCGGGAGTTCCCTGAACAAGGACAGGAAGAAGAAATATGTGACACTAGCCAGCAATGGCATATTGTCCTATTATCCAAGTCTAATT GACTACACACAAAACGTTCACGGAAAAGAGATCAATCTGCTGCGAGTGACCGTGAAAGTGCCAGGAAAAAGGCCACCTCGCGCTGTCACCCCTGGTGGCCCCACGCTTGGCCTGAATGGATCAGTAAAGGATGGAACAGCTTCTGATGGGACTATGTCTG CTGCTTCCCCCAACTCAGCCAGCCTGTCAGTAATCGAGGGAGCCGGAACTGGCTTTTCTCCCATGGGGGGACTAAAACGCTGCCCGTCAACGGTGTCCAACAAGTCACAGACTCTGG ACTTCAGCCCTGAAGGTGCAACCAGCTCTCCTCTGGGAAAAGAGAACGTCCCGTCCTCCCCACTCACCAACAGGAAGAAGCCTGGCAGGAAGAAGAGCTTCAACCCAAAAGGCGACGCAGCGATGGGGCAGGCTGAGG CCAAGCGCAAAATGTGGAAATTAAAAAGCTTTGGTAGCttgaaaaatatttacaaggcag ATGAGGACAACGCAGATTTCATAATCGTGTCGAGCTCTGGCCAGACCTGGTACTTTGAAGCCCAGTCGCAGGAGGAGAGGGACGCCTGGGTGTTGGGCATTGAGAGTCAGATTCTTGCCTCGCTGCAAGGTTGTGAAAGCAACAGAAATAAG gCTCGAAGGACCAGTCAGAGTGAGGCTGTGGCCCTACAAGCAATACGGAATGCAAAGGGCAATCATCTCTGTGTGGACTGCGGGGAACCAA atCCAACGTGGGCGAGCCTTAACTTGGGAGCCCTGATTTGCATTGAATGCTCAGGAATCCACCGGAATCTGGGAACGCATCTGTCTCGTGTGCGATCTCTGGACCTGGACGACTTGTCTCCGGAGCTCACGCAGGTTCTGACCGCCATCGGGAACCACGTGGCCAACAGTGTGTGGGAAAGCCGCACTGAGGGACGGCAGAAGCCCACGCACGATGCATCAAG agaagagagagaggcgTGGATCCGGGCCAAATACGAGCAGCGCCTGTTCGTAGCGCCCATCCCTCCCCAAGACGAGGGCGGCCTGATTGACATGTCAGCCTGGCTGCTCTCGGCGGTGACGGAGCGCAACCTGGCCCGGCTGATGCTGCTCCTCGCCCACAGCACCAAGGAAAAGGTCAACAGGCCGCCTGCCGGAGCGCCACCGCGGACGGCCCTGCACGCTGCCTGTCAGCTGGGAGACGTGGTCATGACCCAGCTGCTGGTGTGG TACGGCAGCGACGTCACAGCGAAGGACCCGCAGGGCAGGAGCGCCCTGGCCTTGGCTCGTGCCGCGGGCAGCAAGGAGTGTGCAGacatcctgctgcagcatggCTGCCCGAACGAGCTGTCGCCGACCAGGCCCACACCCAGCCTTTCACGTAAAAGCAGCACGGCCAGCCTGGGGCCGTCATGCTCCAGGCGAAGGGACAACTTCTGA
- the LOC114783556 gene encoding arf-GAP with GTPase, ANK repeat and PH domain-containing protein 1-like isoform X4, translating to MNSTTKVAHSSAIRAEVRRHESVQNNVNRLLKLLERVGDPQLRTGLKLYLHSIQVACANGQEWTLNRTIPELRLGVLGSLRSGKSALVYRYVTGSYLPLESPEGGRYKKEVLVDGQSHLFLIRDESGQPDAQFCNWVDAVVFVFSLENEGSFQDVYKNYKELSSHRGGAEIPLIVVGTQDKISNTNPRVIEDKRARQLCVDVRRCAYYETCATYGLNVDRVFTEAAQKIATAKKQASLAASCKSLPNSPCHSGDSSTASGPYQASNGGQSNDFSSSLPSTPVVGHKELRGEGGSQRNLPRRRTSLFANRRGSDSEKRTVDNKGDAAGVRSAPIKQGFLWKRSGSSLNKDRKKKYVTLASNGILSYYPSLIDYTQNVHGKEINLLRVTVKVPGKRPPRAVTPGGPTLGLNGSVKDGTASDGTMSAASPNSASLSVIEGAGTGFSPMGGLKRCPSTVSNKSQTLDFSPEGATSSPLGKENVPSSPLTNRKKPGRKKSFNPKGDAAMGQAEDEDNADFIIVSSSGQTWYFEAQSQEERDAWVLGIESQILASLQGCESNRNKARRTSQSEAVALQAIRNAKGNHLCVDCGEPNPTWASLNLGALICIECSGIHRNLGTHLSRVRSLDLDDLSPELTQVLTAIGNHVANSVWESRTEGRQKPTHDASREEREAWIRAKYEQRLFVAPIPPQDEGGLIDMSAWLLSAVTERNLARLMLLLAHSTKEKVNRPPAGAPPRTALHAACQLGDVVMTQLLVWYGSDVTAKDPQGRSALALARAAGSKECADILLQHGCPNELSPTRPTPSLSRKSSTASLGPSCSRRRDNF from the exons TGGCTTGTGCAAATGGTCAAGAATGGACTCTAAACCGCACTATTCCGGAGCTGCGCTTG GGGGTGCTGGGAAGTCTTCGCAGTGGCAAGTCCGCACTGGTGTACAGATATGTGACAGGCAGCTACCTTCCACTGGAGTCCCCTGAGG GGGGAAGGTATAAGAAGGAGGTGCTGGTGGATGGACAGAGTCACCTCTTTCTGATCAGAGATGAGTCTGGCCAGCCAGACGCTCAG TTCTGTAACTGGGTGGATGCCGTCGTTTTTGTGTTCAGCCTGGAGAATGAGGGCAGTTTCCAAGATGTTTACAAGAACTACAAGGAGCTCAGCAGCCATCGTGGCGGTGCTGAGATTCCTCTGATTGTGGTGGGCACTCAAG ATAAGATCAGCAACACAAATCCACGCGTGATCGAAGATAAACGGGCGCGGCAGCTGTGTGTGGACGTGCGGCGCTGTGCTTATTACGAGACCTGCGCCACCTATGGCCTGAACGTGGACCGGGTTTTTACAGAAG CTGCCCAGAAAATAGCGACGGCTAAAAAGCAAGCGTCCCTCGCGGCCTCCTGTAAATCCCTACCGAACTCGCCCTGTCATTCTGGGGACTCGTCCACAGCGTCTGGACCCTACCAG GCCAGTAATGGAGGTCAGAGCAACGACTTCTCCTCGTCTTTGCCTTCCACGCCCGTGGTTGGCCACAAGGAGCTGCGGGGAGAGGGCGGCTCCCAAAGGAACCTCCCCCGCCGACGGACGTCCCTTTTTGCA AATCGCAGAGGCAGCGACTCAGAGAAACGGACAGTCGATAATAAAGGTGACGCCGCGGGGGTCCGCTCAGCTCCCATCAAACAG GGCTTTTTGTGGAAACGGAGCGGGAGTTCCCTGAACAAGGACAGGAAGAAGAAATATGTGACACTAGCCAGCAATGGCATATTGTCCTATTATCCAAGTCTAATT GACTACACACAAAACGTTCACGGAAAAGAGATCAATCTGCTGCGAGTGACCGTGAAAGTGCCAGGAAAAAGGCCACCTCGCGCTGTCACCCCTGGTGGCCCCACGCTTGGCCTGAATGGATCAGTAAAGGATGGAACAGCTTCTGATGGGACTATGTCTG CTGCTTCCCCCAACTCAGCCAGCCTGTCAGTAATCGAGGGAGCCGGAACTGGCTTTTCTCCCATGGGGGGACTAAAACGCTGCCCGTCAACGGTGTCCAACAAGTCACAGACTCTGG ACTTCAGCCCTGAAGGTGCAACCAGCTCTCCTCTGGGAAAAGAGAACGTCCCGTCCTCCCCACTCACCAACAGGAAGAAGCCTGGCAGGAAGAAGAGCTTCAACCCAAAAGGCGACGCAGCGATGGGGCAGGCTGAGG ATGAGGACAACGCAGATTTCATAATCGTGTCGAGCTCTGGCCAGACCTGGTACTTTGAAGCCCAGTCGCAGGAGGAGAGGGACGCCTGGGTGTTGGGCATTGAGAGTCAGATTCTTGCCTCGCTGCAAGGTTGTGAAAGCAACAGAAATAAG gCTCGAAGGACCAGTCAGAGTGAGGCTGTGGCCCTACAAGCAATACGGAATGCAAAGGGCAATCATCTCTGTGTGGACTGCGGGGAACCAA atCCAACGTGGGCGAGCCTTAACTTGGGAGCCCTGATTTGCATTGAATGCTCAGGAATCCACCGGAATCTGGGAACGCATCTGTCTCGTGTGCGATCTCTGGACCTGGACGACTTGTCTCCGGAGCTCACGCAGGTTCTGACCGCCATCGGGAACCACGTGGCCAACAGTGTGTGGGAAAGCCGCACTGAGGGACGGCAGAAGCCCACGCACGATGCATCAAG agaagagagagaggcgTGGATCCGGGCCAAATACGAGCAGCGCCTGTTCGTAGCGCCCATCCCTCCCCAAGACGAGGGCGGCCTGATTGACATGTCAGCCTGGCTGCTCTCGGCGGTGACGGAGCGCAACCTGGCCCGGCTGATGCTGCTCCTCGCCCACAGCACCAAGGAAAAGGTCAACAGGCCGCCTGCCGGAGCGCCACCGCGGACGGCCCTGCACGCTGCCTGTCAGCTGGGAGACGTGGTCATGACCCAGCTGCTGGTGTGG TACGGCAGCGACGTCACAGCGAAGGACCCGCAGGGCAGGAGCGCCCTGGCCTTGGCTCGTGCCGCGGGCAGCAAGGAGTGTGCAGacatcctgctgcagcatggCTGCCCGAACGAGCTGTCGCCGACCAGGCCCACACCCAGCCTTTCACGTAAAAGCAGCACGGCCAGCCTGGGGCCGTCATGCTCCAGGCGAAGGGACAACTTCTGA
- the LOC114783557 gene encoding zinc finger and BTB domain-containing protein 39-like — MRIRLQAPSHAAHLLSELNRCRLSRLLCDVVVQVGGRSFPAHRAVLACAAAHFRSMLSRGPGGKLSLDFVSPANFEKVLTFIYTGEIFADLIDVGVLYELAERLGVRELVRACHATFPDLQSSDGDLDPDAAAAATAVASVCSSSAASCSSLSSSAAPSATPTPAAPSPVSQGRTSRQCRGQVASVSVSLSPKAEDARSLAAANKQQQCSPSSDGRRPQAALEACPGLALQLKTEQEEAGVAREEAEVSGASPSCLADASSFPDSSAPQLGGEACAPSSSCADPLDGLQMGPVEGGVFEDEEEEEEEGRLRGAEPPEGGEQWRRLAEEVIELSDEDEHYIEDEDDEDLVCVGNGSDAGAACKVCGQTLPADAGVIQAHAETHLTDAGTCRVCGAAFPERGARATHALSHVGILLFSCDMCQTQFCSQSRLVRHRRQAASRYNIPPPHQLAGPARGPAGELLCAVCGESIGKDFKAVREHLLTHVCAQSLRCGVCQLPQPSLCALLWHALTHLSLAAFSCPQCACGFLERPLLERHMALHAEAAAVPGRTGEEGTNGLEEEFCCFLCPQTFSSASAFQNHLSAHTGGEAQGAAPGWQGSRKRKLDQALEYSSSCSSSSPLEAGAAGGLSKLGGLGLGVGFGLQGPVSCFQGGLVPNGGFPAGMGPALGAGGAKQKWYRCRYCGKRFAHSGEFTYHLRIHTGEKPYQCKVCLRYFRGRSTMICHLKTHAGALMYRCTVCGLYFSTLKLVSSHMELHKDHLPPDFNIEQTFMYNDHSKEPLPNMDAT; from the exons ATGCGGATTCGGCTGCAGGCTCCCAGCCATGCGGCGCACCTCCTCTCCGAGCTCAACCGCTGCCGCCTGTCCCGGCTGCTGTGCGACGTGGTGGTCCAGGTGGGCGGCCGCTCCTTCCCGGCGCACCGCGCCGTCCTCGCCTGCGCCGCCGCCCACTTCCGCAGCATGCTGTCCCGAGGGCCCGGCGGCAAACTGTCCCTGGACTTCGTCTCGCCGGCCAACTTCGAGAAGGTGCTCACCTTCATCTACACGGGCGAGATCTTCGCGGACCTGATCGACGTGGGGGTGCTGTACGAGCTGGCGGAGAGGCTGGGGGTGCGGGAGCTGGTGCGGGCGTGCCACGCCACGTTCCCCGACCTGCAGAGCTCCGACGGAGACCTGGACCCCGACGCCGCTGCGGCCGCCACCGCGGTGGCCTCGGTCTGCTCGTCCTCCGCCGCCTCGTGCTCCTCGCTTTCGTCCTCCGCCGCGCCCTCGGCCACTCCCACCCCGGCCGCGCCCTCGCCGGTCTCCCAGGGCAGGACGTCCCGGCAGTGTCGAGGACAGGTAGCCTCCGTCTCGGTCTCGCTGTCGCCCAAAGCTGAAGATGCGCGTTCCCTGGCGGCCGCCAACAAGCAGCAGCAATGCAGCCCGTCCTCGGACGGCCGCCGTCCCCAAGCCGCGCTGGAGGCGTGTCCAGGCCTCGCCCTGCAGCTGAAGACGGAGCAGGAGGAGGCGGGCGTGGCCAGAGAGGAGGCGGAGGTCAGCGGGGCGTCGCCCTCCTGCCTCGCGGACGCCAGCTCCTTCCCGGACTCCTCGGCCCCGCAGCTGGGCGGCGAGGCCTGCGCCCCGTCCTCGTCCTGCGCCGACCCTCTGGACGGACTGCAGATGGGCCCGGTGGAGGGGGGCGTGTTcgaggacgaagaggaggaggaggaggagggccgTCTCCGGGGGGCGGAGCCCCCGGAGGGAGGGGAGCAGTGGAGGAGGCTGGCCGAGGAGGTCATAGAGCTGAGCGACGAGGACGAGCACTACAtcgaggacgaggacgacgaGGACCTGGTGTGCGTGGGGAACGGCAGCGACGCGGGCGCGGCGTGCAAAGTGTGCGGCCAGACGCTGCCCGCCGATGCCGGCGTCATCCAGGCCCACGCCGAGACGCACCTGACGGACGCCGGCACCTGCCGGGTGTGCGGCGCGGCGTTCCCCGAGCGCGGCGCCCGCGCCACACACGCCCTCTCGCACGTGGGCATCCTGCTGTTCTCCTGCGACATGTGCCAAACGCAGTTCTGCAGCCAGAGCAGGCTGGTGCGCCACCGGCGCCAGGCCGCCTCCCGCTACAACATCCCCCCGCCCCACCAGCTCGCCGGCCCCGCCCGGGGGCCCGCAGGAGAACTGCTGTGCGCCGTCTGCGGTGAGAGCATCGGCAAGGACTTCAAG GCCGTTCGAGAGCATCTCCTGACCCACGTGTGCGCCCAGTCGCTGCGCTGCGGCGTGTGCCAGCTGCCTCAGCCTTCGCTCTGTGCCCTGCTCTGGCACGCCTTGACCCACCTCTCCCTGGCGGCCTTCTCCTGCCCGCAGTGCGCCTGTGGCTTCCTggagcgccctctgctggagcGGCACATGGCGCTGCACGCCGAGGCGGCCGCCGTCCCGGGCAGGACGGGCGAAGAAGGAACGAACGGCCTGGAGGAGGAGTTTTGCTGCTTCCTGTGCCCGCAGACGTTTAGCTCCGCCTCCGCCTTCCAGAACCACCTGAGCGCTCACACCGGAGGCGAGGCCCAGGGCGCGGCTCCGGGCTGGCAGGGGAGCAGGAAGCGCAAACTGGACCAGGCCCTGGAGTACTCGTCCTCGTGCTCGTCCTCGTCCCCTCTGGAGGCCGGCGCCGCGGGCGGCCTGAGCAAGCTCGGCGGCCTGGGTCTCGGCGTGGGCTTCGGGCTGCAGGGGCCGGTGTCCTGCTTCCAAGGGGGACTTGTCCCCAACGGCGGCTTCCCAGCAGGCATGGGCCCAGCTCTGGGCGCCGGCGGCGCCAAGCAGAAGTGGTACCGCTGCCGCTACTGCGGCAAGCGCTTCGCCCACTCCGGCGAGTTCACCTACCACCTGCGCATCCACACgggcgagaagccctaccagtgcaaGGTGTGCCTGCGCTACTTCCGCGGCCGCTCCACCATGATCTGCCACCTGAAGACGCACGCCGGCGCGCTCATGTACCGCTGCACCGTCTGCGGCCTCTACTTCTCCACGCTGAAGCTGGTCTCCTCGCACATGGAGCTCCACAAGGACCACCTGCCCCCGGACTTCAACATCGAGCAGACCTTCATGTACAACGACCATTCCAAAGAGCCCCTGCCCAACATGGACGCCACCTGA